The DNA segment TGTTGCAACCTTGACGTTATTCTGCGTGTTTCTGCTTGTGCTGGGGCTGATCCTGGCCTTTTATAAGGAATGGAAGCTCACTGCATTTGACCCGGCGCTTGCTGCAAGTCTCGGTCTGCCCGTAATTGGCCTTCATTACTTGTTCATGACACTTGTTTCGTTAACAACAGTGGCGTCCTTTGATGCGGTTGGAGCCATTCTGGTTGTTGCGATGTTAATTACACCGGCAGCTTCTGCTTACTTATGGACAGAGCGCTTGTCTGTCATGCTTTTGTTAAGCGCATTGTTTGGTGTTATTTCTTCAATAGCCGGGTATTACATTGCCGTTTGGCTGGATACCTCCGTATCAGGATCCATGGCTTTTTCCACTGGAATTGTGTTTGTGATTAGCTTTATCTTCTCCCCAACACATGGGGTCATCTCTAAGTGGATTCGACCACAGCCAGTGCAAAAGACTACGTTGAGCAAGAACACCAACTAAACAGAGGGCGGAATATAACATAAATGGTGCGACAAATTCGCT comes from the Alkalihalobacillus sp. FSL W8-0930 genome and includes:
- a CDS encoding metal ABC transporter permease — its product is MTYVAWILITASLVGMSCGMIGVFLVLRRMAMMADAISHTVLLGIVLAFMITHSLEGVHMLIGAALAGLLTTYLVQWFQSKGVQYDASIGVVFTSLFAIGVILVSTSIGNTHLDIKHTLMGEIAFIPWNTVPLPFIGFEVPVATLTLFCVFLLVLGLILAFYKEWKLTAFDPALAASLGLPVIGLHYLFMTLVSLTTVASFDAVGAILVVAMLITPAASAYLWTERLSVMLLLSALFGVISSIAGYYIAVWLDTSVSGSMAFSTGIVFVISFIFSPTHGVISKWIRPQPVQKTTLSKNTN